A region of Mesorhizobium sp. M3A.F.Ca.ET.080.04.2.1 DNA encodes the following proteins:
- a CDS encoding LysR substrate-binding domain-containing protein yields MDHSSDRMLPLETLRAFDAAARTGSFSAAAEKLNLTHGAVSRQIAKLEDWLGLKVFERNARGVTLTNEGNRLHLRTTEAFALISVNSDRWVEPRGTAVVRLASIPSVSGLWLMPRMAALENNPTRLRIVLDIDNRQSDLAEEGIDLSVRCGRGRIPGRVSVRLFEEHIFPIASPELAKEIGRGDPARLLKFPLINDSDASGWRAWLAAQDVDYRPRPQDRRFEDYNLVLDAAAHGLGIALARPPMTQDQLKSGRIVAVDERVALNPISYWMDRPVGRPRAAAADLARRIGEQAGLAQEKLDAFLQDDA; encoded by the coding sequence ATGGATCACAGCTCTGACCGGATGCTGCCGCTGGAGACGTTGCGCGCCTTTGACGCGGCGGCGCGCACGGGAAGTTTCTCGGCGGCGGCCGAGAAACTCAACCTCACCCATGGCGCGGTGAGCCGCCAGATCGCCAAGCTGGAGGACTGGCTTGGGCTCAAGGTGTTCGAGCGCAACGCGCGCGGCGTGACGCTGACCAATGAGGGCAACCGGCTGCACCTTCGCACCACCGAGGCCTTCGCGCTGATCTCGGTCAATTCCGACCGTTGGGTGGAGCCGCGCGGCACCGCGGTGGTGCGGCTGGCCTCGATCCCTTCGGTCAGCGGCCTCTGGCTGATGCCGCGCATGGCGGCGCTCGAGAACAACCCGACCCGGCTGCGCATTGTGCTGGACATCGACAACCGCCAGTCCGACCTCGCCGAGGAGGGCATCGACCTTTCGGTGCGTTGCGGGCGCGGCCGCATTCCCGGCCGCGTTTCGGTGCGGCTTTTCGAGGAGCACATCTTCCCGATCGCATCGCCGGAGCTGGCAAAGGAAATCGGGCGCGGCGACCCGGCCCGACTGCTCAAATTCCCGCTGATCAATGATTCCGACGCTTCCGGCTGGCGCGCGTGGCTCGCGGCGCAGGACGTCGACTATCGCCCGCGCCCGCAAGACCGGCGCTTCGAGGACTACAACCTGGTGCTGGACGCGGCCGCGCATGGTCTCGGCATCGCGCTTGCGCGGCCGCCGATGACGCAAGATCAGCTGAAGTCCGGGAGGATCGTGGCCGTCGACGAGCGCGTCGCGCTCAATCCGATATCCTATTGGATGGATCGACCAGTAGGTCGTCCGCGCGCCGCGGCCGCCGACCTTGCCCGGCGCATCGGCGAGCAGGCGGGGCTGGCGCAGGAAAAGCTCGACGCGTTCCTGCAGGACGACGCGTAG
- a CDS encoding DUF2093 domain-containing protein, which yields MMNRFEGPGGKEARIRYLDGDFQVTSPGSFVRCAVTGESIPLDELKYWSVARQEPYANAAASLRREIETHPELRSRG from the coding sequence ATGATGAACCGTTTTGAAGGCCCCGGCGGCAAGGAAGCGCGCATCCGTTATCTCGATGGCGATTTCCAGGTCACCAGCCCCGGCTCGTTCGTGCGCTGCGCGGTGACCGGCGAGAGCATTCCGCTGGACGAGCTCAAATATTGGAGCGTCGCAAGGCAGGAGCCCTATGCGAACGCGGCAGCCTCATTGCGCCGAGAGATCGAAACGCATCCGGAATTGCGCAGCCGGGGGTAG
- the lpxK gene encoding tetraacyldisaccharide 4'-kinase codes for MTSEAPPFWWEKPDWRVLALSPLSAAYGLVAGRRMRRAPREKMAAPVLCVGNLTVGGSGKTPVAIALAKQAKRMRLTPGFLSRGHGGSFSKPHVVDAHHDAAKHVGDEPLLLAEHAPVAVTPNRAAGARLLMEQHGCDFLIMDDGFQSARIHIDYALVVVDARFGIGNGRVIPGGPLRAKVVDQLVFTSGLLKMGEGSAADGVVRQAARAGRPIFLALVEPANPGHFAGGRFLAFAGIGHPEKFFDTVRGAGGEVVLSRAFPDHHVYAADELADLATLAKREGLRLVTTAKDAARLRHGTPANFLDQLDVLEIDAVFELDHVPERIINETLDAWRQRKMRG; via the coding sequence GTGACAAGCGAAGCGCCGCCCTTCTGGTGGGAAAAGCCCGACTGGCGCGTGTTGGCGCTATCGCCGCTGTCGGCGGCCTACGGGCTTGTCGCCGGGCGCCGCATGCGGCGCGCGCCGCGCGAAAAGATGGCGGCGCCGGTGCTTTGCGTCGGCAATCTCACCGTCGGCGGCAGTGGCAAGACGCCGGTCGCGATCGCGCTGGCGAAACAGGCAAAGCGCATGCGGCTGACGCCCGGCTTCCTGTCACGCGGCCATGGTGGATCCTTCTCCAAGCCGCATGTCGTCGATGCGCATCACGATGCCGCCAAGCATGTCGGCGACGAGCCGTTGCTTCTGGCGGAGCACGCCCCGGTGGCGGTGACGCCGAACCGTGCGGCAGGCGCAAGGCTGCTGATGGAACAGCATGGCTGCGACTTCCTGATCATGGATGACGGATTCCAGTCGGCGCGCATCCACATCGACTACGCGCTGGTCGTGGTCGACGCGCGCTTCGGCATCGGCAATGGGCGTGTCATTCCCGGTGGGCCGCTGCGGGCCAAGGTCGTCGACCAGCTCGTTTTCACCAGCGGATTGCTGAAGATGGGAGAGGGCTCCGCAGCCGACGGCGTCGTGCGCCAGGCGGCTCGTGCCGGCCGGCCGATCTTCCTCGCCCTTGTCGAGCCGGCTAATCCTGGGCACTTTGCCGGCGGCCGCTTCCTCGCCTTTGCCGGGATCGGACATCCCGAAAAATTCTTCGACACGGTGCGCGGCGCCGGCGGCGAGGTCGTGCTGTCGCGCGCCTTTCCGGACCATCATGTCTATGCCGCGGACGAGCTCGCCGATCTGGCGACGCTTGCCAAGCGCGAAGGACTGCGCCTCGTCACCACCGCCAAGGATGCCGCGCGCCTGCGCCACGGCACGCCGGCCAACTTTCTGGATCAACTGGACGTGCTGGAGATCGACGCCGTGTTCGAGCTCGACCATGTCCCGGAGCGCATCATCAACGAGACGCTGGATGCGTGGCGCCAGCGCAAGATGCGGGGATAG
- the waaA gene encoding lipid IV(A) 3-deoxy-D-manno-octulosonic acid transferase, producing MSERWARAMLTAYRYAGAVAYPLIGPYVAWRASRGKEDRYRRRERYGVAGRPRPPGPVIWIHAASVGETIAVVPLVESILDYGVNIVLTTGTVTSAQVADERLGDRIIHQYVPLDLKPAVSRFLDHWRPDLAIIAESEIWPMTILELGARHVPQVLVNGRLSDRSFTSWKKRASVAEALFENLAHVIAQSDVDGERFRALGARPVTVSGNLKVDTNPPPVDERILASLQRQIGGRPTWAAISTHDGEEVVAAEVHATLHRRHHGLLTIVVPRHPDRADALAAQISGMGLKVARRSKSERISPDTDILLGDTIGEMGLYLRLTEIAFVGRSLTSEGGQNPLEPAMLDTAVLAGRNVQNFREAYQRLLDRGGAKLVRDRDMLAGAVNFLLTNEVARQEMIAAGAATVDEMRGALARTLKSLEPYIQPLVVKARLKGANGR from the coding sequence ATGAGCGAGCGCTGGGCGCGCGCCATGCTGACGGCCTACCGCTATGCCGGCGCCGTCGCCTACCCGCTGATCGGGCCCTATGTCGCCTGGCGCGCCTCGCGCGGCAAGGAAGACCGTTACCGTCGCCGCGAGCGCTATGGCGTTGCCGGTCGGCCGCGCCCGCCTGGGCCGGTGATCTGGATCCATGCCGCCAGCGTCGGCGAAACCATTGCCGTCGTGCCGCTGGTCGAGAGCATTCTCGACTATGGCGTCAACATCGTGCTGACGACCGGCACCGTGACGTCCGCCCAGGTGGCCGACGAGCGGCTCGGCGATCGCATCATCCATCAATATGTGCCGCTCGACCTGAAACCGGCTGTCAGCCGCTTTCTCGACCATTGGCGGCCGGACCTGGCGATCATTGCCGAATCCGAGATCTGGCCGATGACCATCCTCGAACTCGGCGCCCGTCACGTGCCGCAGGTGCTGGTCAATGGCCGGCTGTCCGATCGCTCCTTCACCTCGTGGAAGAAGCGCGCCAGTGTCGCCGAGGCGCTGTTCGAGAACCTCGCCCATGTGATTGCGCAATCCGATGTCGACGGCGAACGCTTTCGCGCGCTTGGCGCGCGGCCGGTCACCGTGTCCGGCAATCTCAAGGTGGACACCAATCCGCCGCCGGTCGACGAGAGGATACTGGCCAGCTTGCAGCGTCAGATCGGGGGCCGCCCGACCTGGGCGGCGATTTCGACGCATGATGGCGAGGAAGTCGTCGCCGCGGAAGTCCACGCCACCCTCCATCGCCGCCACCATGGCCTCCTGACCATCGTCGTGCCGCGCCATCCCGACCGCGCCGACGCGCTTGCCGCGCAGATTTCCGGCATGGGGCTGAAGGTCGCGCGGCGCAGCAAGAGCGAGCGCATTTCGCCCGACACCGATATCCTGCTCGGCGACACGATCGGCGAGATGGGGCTTTACCTGCGTCTCACCGAGATCGCCTTCGTCGGCCGCTCGCTGACCTCCGAGGGCGGTCAGAACCCGCTCGAACCGGCCATGCTCGACACGGCGGTGCTCGCCGGCCGCAACGTGCAGAATTTCCGCGAGGCTTACCAGCGCCTGCTCGACCGCGGCGGCGCCAAGCTGGTGCGCGATCGCGACATGCTGGCCGGCGCGGTCAACTTCCTGCTGACCAACGAGGTGGCGCGCCAGGAGATGATTGCCGCGGGCGCTGCGACCGTCGACGAGATGCGCGGCGCGCTGGCCCGCACGCTGAAGTCGCTCGAGCCCTATATCCAGCCGCTGGTCGTCAAGGCGCGCCTGAAAGGCGCCAACGGGCGCTAG
- a CDS encoding lysophospholipid acyltransferase family protein, whose translation MEHEAVKGPTRVPAARRNATLWRRIREPLAQSGFVKSFIAGLFAWFVRLVRLTSPLVKGSSQVAGGPQVDLEPGIIALWHGQHLLTPAFYPKGRPLVAMVSRSADAELNALMLEKFGIEAVRGSGGRENARHLDKGGAKALIALKKALVAGKNVAMIADIPHGKPRDAGMGIVLLARLSGRPILPAAITTSRRKVLERSWDKTTINLPFGRSAVVVGTPVFVPADADDAEMERKRQEVTASLNAATAEAYRLVDGGK comes from the coding sequence ATGGAGCATGAAGCTGTGAAAGGGCCGACCAGGGTTCCGGCGGCCCGACGCAACGCGACGCTCTGGCGGCGGATTCGCGAGCCGCTGGCGCAGTCGGGGTTCGTCAAGAGCTTCATCGCCGGTCTGTTCGCTTGGTTTGTCCGCCTGGTGCGCCTGACCAGTCCGCTGGTCAAGGGATCGAGCCAGGTCGCCGGCGGTCCCCAGGTCGATCTCGAGCCGGGCATCATCGCGCTCTGGCACGGTCAGCATCTGCTGACGCCTGCCTTCTATCCCAAGGGCCGGCCGCTGGTCGCCATGGTTTCGCGAAGCGCCGACGCCGAGCTCAACGCGCTGATGCTCGAAAAATTCGGCATCGAGGCGGTGCGCGGATCCGGCGGCCGCGAGAATGCGCGCCACCTCGACAAGGGCGGCGCCAAGGCCTTGATCGCGCTCAAGAAGGCGCTCGTCGCCGGCAAGAACGTCGCCATGATCGCCGATATCCCGCATGGCAAGCCGCGCGACGCCGGAATGGGCATCGTGCTTTTGGCACGGCTTTCGGGCCGGCCGATCCTGCCGGCGGCGATCACCACCAGCCGCCGCAAGGTGCTGGAAAGGAGCTGGGACAAGACAACCATCAACCTGCCGTTCGGCCGCTCCGCCGTGGTGGTCGGAACACCTGTCTTCGTGCCGGCCGACGCCGACGATGCCGAGATGGAGCGCAAGCGCCAGGAGGTCACCGCCTCGCTCAACGCCGCGACCGCCGAGGCCTACCGCCTCGTGGACGGTGGCAAATGA
- a CDS encoding DUF4170 domain-containing protein has protein sequence MAAEDGKKQLLHLVFGGELKKLGGTEFRDLDALDIVGVYPDYQSAHAAWKAKAQASVDNAHMRYFVVHLHRLLDPDAKASG, from the coding sequence ATGGCCGCGGAAGACGGAAAGAAACAGCTTTTGCACCTGGTGTTCGGCGGCGAGCTGAAAAAGCTGGGGGGAACCGAGTTCCGCGATCTCGACGCCCTCGACATCGTGGGCGTCTATCCCGACTATCAATCGGCCCATGCAGCTTGGAAAGCCAAGGCTCAGGCCAGTGTCGACAATGCTCATATGCGCTATTTCGTCGTTCACCTGCACCGGTTGCTCGACCCAGACGCAAAGGCCTCCGGTTGA
- a CDS encoding 3'(2'),5'-bisphosphate nucleotidase CysQ, producing the protein MPAPDAVISTAAREDLALLRDAARAAGAIAMRYFGNSPQVWMKGGTSPVSEADHAADAYLRETLLKARPGYGWLSEETADDHARLSARRTFVVDPIDGTRGFLDGLHSWCVSVAVVENGRSLAGVLECPAKHETYWALPGEGAFLNGKRIQVRPLADAIDIGGPKALIDRMPEKWQGRLRRMPYIPSLAYRLAMIAAGKLDATFVKPNAHDWDIAAADLILSEAGGVLLDRSGKPPRYAGEVINHGALAAGSGELLGVIAGVVAGLD; encoded by the coding sequence TTGCCGGCGCCTGATGCGGTGATTTCAACCGCAGCGCGCGAGGACCTCGCCTTGCTGCGCGACGCCGCCCGCGCGGCCGGCGCGATTGCCATGCGCTATTTCGGCAACAGCCCGCAGGTGTGGATGAAGGGCGGCACCTCGCCGGTCAGCGAGGCCGACCATGCGGCCGACGCTTATTTGCGCGAGACCTTGCTCAAGGCACGGCCGGGTTATGGCTGGCTTTCGGAGGAGACCGCGGACGACCATGCGCGCCTGTCGGCCCGCCGCACTTTCGTCGTCGACCCCATCGACGGCACGCGCGGCTTCCTCGACGGCCTGCATTCCTGGTGCGTCAGCGTCGCGGTGGTGGAGAATGGCCGCTCGTTGGCCGGTGTGCTCGAATGTCCGGCCAAGCATGAGACCTATTGGGCACTGCCGGGCGAGGGCGCTTTCCTCAACGGCAAGCGCATTCAGGTCAGGCCGCTTGCCGACGCCATCGACATCGGTGGGCCGAAGGCGCTGATCGACCGGATGCCGGAAAAGTGGCAGGGCAGGCTGCGGCGCATGCCCTATATTCCCTCGCTGGCCTACCGGCTGGCGATGATCGCCGCCGGCAAGCTCGATGCTACATTCGTCAAGCCGAACGCTCATGACTGGGACATCGCCGCAGCGGACTTGATTCTCAGCGAGGCGGGCGGCGTCCTGCTCGACCGCAGCGGAAAGCCGCCGCGCTACGCCGGCGAGGTGATCAACCATGGCGCTCTCGCCGCCGGCAGCGGCGAGCTTCTGGGCGTCATTGCCGGGGTCGTCGCCGGGCTTGACTAG
- a CDS encoding TldD/PmbA family protein has translation MTDKLDAAKLTDRVAALVEAARRAGADAADAVAVRGRSAGVSVRLGKVEGTESSESEDVSLRVFVGQRVASVSATAASDPKTLAERAVAMARVSPEDPFQGLADPALLARNLRDLDLFDPTEVSADQLKEAALAAEAAALAVKGVTNSAGSSASGGLGGLVLATSHGFLGQYVASRFSRSTSVIAGEGTGMERDYEFSSRQHFADLDAPEEIGRKAGERAVRRLGARKAATGPVDVVFDPRVARGIAGHLAGAINGAAVARKTSFLRDMMGKQVASSAITVTDEPLRRRGQASRPFDGEGVEGEKLLMVEKGVLNHWFLSTSAARELGLATNGRGSRSGSSVSPSSTNLAIEPGEQPPEELIKSLKNGFYVTEVFGQGVDMITGEYSRGASGFWIENGALAYPVAEVTIASNLKTMFLNMVAASDLDRNFGTAAPTLLIGGMTLAGA, from the coding sequence ATGACCGACAAGCTCGACGCAGCGAAACTGACCGATCGCGTCGCGGCGCTCGTCGAGGCCGCCAGGCGCGCCGGCGCGGATGCCGCCGACGCCGTTGCAGTACGCGGCCGCTCGGCCGGCGTGTCGGTCAGGCTCGGCAAGGTCGAAGGAACCGAATCCTCGGAAAGCGAGGATGTCTCGCTGCGCGTCTTCGTCGGCCAGCGGGTGGCGAGCGTATCGGCCACCGCCGCCTCCGATCCGAAGACGCTGGCCGAGCGCGCCGTCGCCATGGCGAGAGTTTCCCCCGAAGATCCCTTTCAAGGTCTGGCCGATCCGGCGCTGCTTGCCCGCAATTTGCGCGATCTCGATCTTTTTGACCCGACCGAGGTATCGGCCGATCAGCTGAAGGAGGCAGCGCTTGCGGCGGAAGCAGCGGCGCTTGCGGTGAAGGGGGTCACCAATTCAGCCGGAAGCAGCGCCAGCGGCGGGCTGGGAGGCCTGGTGCTGGCCACTTCGCATGGCTTCCTCGGCCAGTATGTCGCCTCGCGTTTTTCGCGCTCGACCAGCGTGATTGCCGGCGAGGGCACGGGCATGGAGCGCGACTATGAATTCTCCTCTCGCCAGCATTTCGCCGATCTCGATGCGCCGGAGGAAATCGGCCGCAAGGCCGGCGAGCGCGCCGTGCGCCGCCTCGGCGCCCGCAAGGCGGCGACCGGCCCGGTCGATGTCGTGTTCGATCCCCGCGTCGCGCGCGGGATCGCCGGCCATCTCGCCGGCGCCATCAACGGTGCCGCCGTGGCGCGCAAGACCAGCTTCCTGCGCGACATGATGGGCAAGCAGGTGGCATCGAGCGCCATCACCGTTACCGACGAGCCGCTGCGGCGTCGCGGCCAGGCCTCGCGCCCCTTCGATGGCGAAGGCGTCGAAGGCGAGAAGCTTCTGATGGTCGAGAAGGGTGTGCTGAACCACTGGTTCCTCTCGACATCGGCCGCGCGCGAGCTTGGCCTCGCCACCAATGGGCGCGGCTCGCGCAGCGGCTCTTCCGTCTCGCCGTCTTCCACCAATCTTGCCATCGAGCCGGGTGAACAGCCGCCCGAGGAGCTAATCAAGTCTCTCAAAAACGGCTTCTATGTTACTGAAGTTTTTGGTCAAGGCGTCGATATGATCACCGGTGAATACAGCCGCGGCGCCTCCGGCTTCTGGATCGAGAACGGCGCGCTCGCCTATCCGGTGGCGGAGGTGACGATCGCCTCGAACCTAAAGACCATGTTCCTCAACATGGTGGCGGCGAGCGATCTCGACCGCAATTTCGGCACCGCGGCCCCGACGCTGCTGATCGGGGGGATGACCCTTGCCGGCGCCTGA
- a CDS encoding FAD-dependent oxidoreductase — protein sequence MSAAKSVEIAIVGAGVVGLATALRLAGEGREVLLIDPNEPGSGASFGNAGTIAEYACMPVGNPAVLRALPKLLLDPDSPFALRWAALFQLAPWLIRFVRQSLPAATRANAIALAGLLAEALPAWGEMVQEAGLQDLLRRNGCLYIYRRESDFAASADGRALRAEMGVHQELLTAAEVAAMEPALAGAATQGLYFPDSLNISDPRRVMARLAAAAGARGVHPVRTSVTGLVADAGGVRLTGPSLAITARKVVIAAGARSRALALQAGDRIPLETERGYHLEFPTAAPLLNRPVCPVDLGFYMTPMAGRLRVAGTVELGGLAAPPNPRRLALLDRGVRHFFPELGRPSSEWLGFRPSLPDSRPVIGPSRRSPAVIYAFGHGHLGLTLAPITARLVADLVSARGNAARQAPFAADRF from the coding sequence GTGTCTGCAGCCAAAAGCGTCGAGATCGCGATCGTCGGCGCCGGCGTCGTTGGCCTGGCCACGGCACTACGGCTTGCCGGCGAAGGGCGCGAAGTCCTGCTCATCGATCCTAACGAACCGGGTTCTGGCGCCTCCTTCGGCAATGCCGGAACGATCGCCGAATATGCCTGCATGCCGGTCGGCAATCCCGCCGTTCTGCGCGCGCTTCCGAAGCTGCTGCTCGATCCCGACAGCCCCTTTGCGCTGCGCTGGGCTGCGCTATTCCAGCTTGCGCCGTGGCTGATCCGCTTTGTTCGCCAGTCGCTTCCGGCGGCCACCCGCGCCAACGCGATCGCGCTTGCCGGCCTGCTTGCGGAGGCCCTGCCGGCCTGGGGAGAAATGGTGCAGGAAGCCGGTCTGCAGGATCTGCTGCGCCGCAACGGCTGCCTCTATATCTACCGGCGCGAAAGCGATTTTGCCGCCTCGGCCGACGGACGGGCCTTGCGGGCCGAAATGGGTGTCCATCAGGAACTTCTCACGGCTGCGGAGGTCGCGGCGATGGAGCCGGCCTTGGCGGGCGCGGCTACCCAAGGCCTCTATTTCCCGGATTCGCTCAATATTAGCGATCCCAGGAGAGTGATGGCGCGGCTGGCGGCTGCCGCTGGCGCTCGCGGTGTGCATCCGGTGCGGACAAGCGTCACCGGTCTCGTAGCGGATGCGGGAGGCGTCCGTCTGACCGGCCCAAGTCTCGCCATCACGGCGCGAAAAGTGGTGATTGCGGCGGGCGCCCGCTCGCGGGCACTTGCCCTGCAAGCCGGCGACAGGATCCCGTTGGAGACCGAGCGCGGGTACCATCTGGAATTTCCGACGGCGGCGCCATTGCTCAACCGGCCTGTATGCCCGGTGGATCTCGGTTTCTACATGACGCCGATGGCCGGCAGGCTCCGCGTAGCCGGCACTGTTGAGCTTGGCGGGCTGGCAGCACCGCCCAATCCTCGTCGGTTGGCGCTGCTCGACCGCGGTGTACGGCACTTCTTTCCCGAACTCGGCCGGCCATCCTCCGAATGGCTCGGCTTCAGGCCCTCACTCCCCGATTCGCGTCCGGTCATCGGTCCGTCCCGCCGAAGTCCTGCCGTTATCTACGCCTTCGGGCATGGCCATCTCGGGCTGACGCTGGCGCCGATCACGGCGCGTCTTGTCGCCGATCTTGTCAGCGCGCGCGGCAACGCGGCACGCCAGGCGCCTTTTGCCGCAGACCGCTTCTGA